The stretch of DNA CGAGAGGCCTGCTGCGCGATGATTGCCCCGCCGAAAATGGATGTGGTCCTGATTCACCCGGCCGACAACGTGTGCGTCGCCGCGCGGGCCTTGGCCGACGGCGAACGGCTCGCGGCCGGCGGCGTCGACTTTGCCGTCCGCGGGGCGATCGGCCAGGGACACAAGGTGGCCCGGCAAGCGATCCGCCGCGGCGAACGGGTGATCAAATATGGCCAGACGATCGGATTTGCACAGACGGACATCGCCGCAGGCGACTGGGTCCATACCCACAACCTCGCGGCCGGCGAGTTCGAACGGGCCTACGAATATGCGACCGAGATCCCGCCCGACCCTGCGTCGATCGGCGACCGCACGTTTCAAGGCTACCGCCGGGCCGACGGTCGGGCCGGGACGCGCAATTACCTGGCCGTGATCTCGACGGTCAACTGCTCGGCCACGGTGAGCAAGTACGTCGCTCAACGGTTCAATCGCGAGTTGCTCAAGCGGTTCCCGAATGTCGACGGCATCCTGCCCCTGGCCCACAAGGGCGGCTGCGGCATGCAGTACGACGGCGAAGATCATCACCAGCTCAACCGTGTGCTGGCCGGTTTTGCCCGGCACCCAAACGTCGGGGCCTACATTCTGATCGGCCTGGGCTGCGAGACCGGCACCACGATGCACCTGATCGAACACGAGCATCTGGTGCAGCTCGGCGCCCGGCCGACGCCGCCGCCGGTGCTGTCGATCCAGGAATGCGGCGGCACGAACCGCACGGTCGAGGCCGGCATTCGCCTGATCGAAGAACTGCTGCCGCGCGTCAACGACGTGCGCCGTGAGACGATTCCCGCCTCGGAGCTGGTGCTGGGCACCAACTGCGGCGGCTCCGACGGCAACTCGGGCGTCACGGCCAACCCGGCCCTGGGCGTGGCGAGCGATTTGATCGTGGCCTGCGGCGGCACGTCGATCCTGGGCGAGACGACGGAGATCTACGGCGCCGAGCATCTGCTGACGCGCCGCGCCCGGTCGCGCGCGGTCGGCGAAAAGCTGATCGAGCGGATTCGCTGGTGGGAACAATACACGAGCCACTACGGCGTGAAGATCGACAACAACCCCTCGCCGGGCAACAAGGCGGGCGGCCTGACGACGATCTACGAAAAATCGCTGGGGGCCGTGGCCAAGGGAGGCTCGACCGCGCTGGCCGGCGTGTTCCACTATGCCGAGCCGGTGACCAGCCGGGGCTTCGTGATCGTCGATACGCCCGGCTACGACCCGGTGAGCATGACGGGCATCGTGGCCAGCGGGGCGAACGTGGCCTGCTTCACGACGGGCCGCGGCAGTTGCTACGGCTGCAAGCCGACGCCGTCGATCAAGATCGCGACGAACACGCCGCTCTACGAGCGGATGGAAGAGGACATGGACGTCAACGCCGGCGAGATCCTGTCCGGCAAGTCGGTGGCCGAGGTGGGCCGTGAGATCTTCGAGCTGATCCTCAAGGTGGCCAGCGGCCAGAAGACCAAGAGCGAGCTGCACGGCGTCGGCGAAGAGGAGTTCGTCCCCTGGTCGATCGGGCCGACGCTGTAGGTCGAGCCCTCTTTGCCGGGGCCCTCGCTGCATCTGCGCGCCATTTGCTCGCGTCGGCGGAAAACAGCGTTAAATTCGCGGTGAGTGGATCGCTTCGCGCCGATCATTGTTCATTCTTCATCGCGAGGGAGCCCCATCATGCTGTACCGACAGGGAGACGTCTTCATCGAGGCCATTCCCGGGATTCCATCCGGGGCCTCACGCCTTGGTCACGCGGTGCTCGCCGAAGGCGAGCTGACCGGTCACCAGCACCGCGTCGAGGATCACGCGCCGGCCGAGGTCTACCAGCACCGAGGGCAGTCTTATCTGCGCGTGCTGACCGACGGTACGCGGATTGTCCACGACGAGCATGGCCCTCTCGTGCTCGATCGCGGAGATTACCACTTCTGGCGGCAACGCGAGTACGATCCCGGCGCGCCGCAGGCGCCCGGTGTATCGGTGGCGGGGTTGCCATCCGCGCGGCTCGTCTTCGACTAGCGGACGAATCGGGCGGATTCTCGACTCACTCTCGCAGGGTTGCGACCATGTTGTCCTGGCTGGCGCGATTCGTGCCGCGCGCTCCCGAAACTGCGCGCGCGGCGATCCGCGATGGGCACGTGCCTTCGTCGCTGCGGGTGGGCGGGAACCTGTCGCTGGCCAACCTGCCGACGGTCCGACGGCTCCCGCAATGGCTCGTCTGCGAAGGGCTCGACGTCTCCGACTGCGTGAATCTGCATTGGCTGCCCCGCCGGCTCAGGTGCCAGACGCTGCTCGCCCGCCGGACGCAGCTCACCGTGCTGCCGGAAAACATGCGGGTCTCGCACACGATCGACCTGTCGGGTTGCCGATTGCTGCGGGCGGTACCGCCGCTGAGGCTGCACACGCTCGTGCTGCGCGGATGCTCGCTGCTTCGCGAGCTACCCGACGGAACGGCGGCGGCGGTACTCGACCTGTCCGGCTGCCACCGCATGCGCGCAATGCCTCTCAGTGCCGCGCGCACCGCGCGGCGGCTGACACTGCGCGATTGCGCCGGCCTGGAAGGGCTCCCCGACCGCGTCTGACCCTTGGAATCGCTCGACGTGAGCGGTTGCCTCAAGCTGCGCGAGCTACCTCCCGGATTGCGCGTTCAATCCTGGATCGACGTGGCCGGCTCGGGACTGCGGCAGCTTCCGTGGTCGCTGCGGTCGACGCGGATTCTTTGGCGCGGCGTGCCGGTCACCGACCGTGTGGCCTTTGACCCGGAGTCGATCACCGTGGAGGAGATCCTGGCCGAATCGAATCAGACGATACGGCGCACGCTGCTCGACCGGATCGGCATCGACCGCTTCATGCGACTCGCACACGCAGCGGTGATCGACGAGGACATCGATTGCGGCGGTCCGCGGCGATTGCTCCGCGTACCGGCCCGCGAGGGGGAAGACATTGTCTGCGTCGAAGTCCGGTGTCCGTCCACGGGGCATCGCTACTGCCTGCGCGTGCCGCCGCAGATGCTCACCTGCCGCCAGGCCATCGCGTGGACCGCAGGCTATGCACAACCAGAGCGATACCGGCCGGCGGTCGAGACTTGATGACCGACGCCATGCGAGATTGCGCCGCTCACATCACCGGGAGATGGCCCGGGTGTTCGCCGCGCTCGTAGACGATGTGCGCCCGGCCGACCAGCAGCGGGTCCAACGCGCCGATGGCCTTGGCGCTCTTGTTCGCATAGGCCAGCCGGTGCAGCACGTAGCGCATCGCGTTGAGCCGGGCCCGTTTCTTGCAGTCGCTCTTGATCACCGTCCACGGGGCGTCGGCCGTGTCGGTGTTGAAGAACATTGCCTCCTTGGCCTTGGTATAGGCGTCCCACTTGTCGAGCGACGCCAGATCGACCGGCGATAGCTTCCATTGCTTGAGCGGGTGGGCGCGGCGCTCTTCGAACCGCCGCCGCTGTTCCTCGCGGCTGACCGAGAACCAGAACTTGATCAGGTGCACGCCGCTGCGCACCAGGTTGCGCTCAAATTCGGGCGCCTGGCGCATGAACTCGCGGTATTCGTCCTCGCTGCAAAAGCCCATCACGCGCTCGACGCCGGCGCGGTTGTACCACGAACGATCGAACATCACGATCTCGCCGGCCGTGGGCAGGTGCTCCACGTAGCGCTGGAAGTACCACTGCCCGCGCTCGACCTCGCTAGGTTTTTCCAAGGCCACGACGCGGGCACCGCGCGGATTGAGGTGCTCCATAAACCGCTTGATCGCGCCTCCCTTGCCGGCGGCGTCGCGACCTTCGAACAAGATCACAACCTTTTGGCGCGTCGACTTGACCCAGGCCTGCACCTTGAGCAGTTCGACCTGCAGGTGATACTTTTGCCGCTCGTAGCTCTTGCGCGACAGCAGATTTCGATAGGGATAGCCGCCTTCGCGCCAGTCGGGCGCGAGCTCGACGTCGCGGTGCTGCCGATGCGAACCGGTCGTGGCGGCCGACTCATCGAGCATGCGCCGCAACATGGCCGCATCGTCGGGAGAGGAGCCGGCCATGATGGCCTGCAGCGATTTGGCGAGCGCGGCCACGTTGTGCGGCGGCGTGCTGTTGACGATGTCGCGCACGGCCTCGACCTTTGCACCTTGGGCCGAGGCGATCGCTTGATCGACTTCGAATTCCTCGATCGCCTCGACCGCCAGGTCCGGCGAGCGATCACCTTCTTCGACCGCGCGGGTCTTGCGACCATTGCGGCGCGCGGCCTTGGCGTCGGAATTCGATTCGTGGGCCGTCGAGTGGCCGTTGCGCGAACGATGCTTGGACATGCCTGCTAATTCTCCTCGCTGCGGCGAAAAACCGTGCTGGGGGTGCGGCGGCGCTTGTTCAAGTATTGTTCGAGCGAACGGCGCGCGTCGCAACTAAACAGACGCCAAGGCCCCCCTGACCGACCGGCCCGCGGCGCGAAGTGGCGAATTGCCAGCGACTTGCAACAGATCGTAGAGCGCCTTTTCCAGGGGCCCGGGCGGCCAATTGACGCCCGGGGCGCGGGTGTGTTAGCGTGTCGCGCATCTTGAAACCCCTTAAGTGGTTCTGACGATTCGCCGCGCTTGCGCCTTGGGGTGCCGGCCGCGTTTGATCAGTACGCACCCTTCGGTGGAGAAAAACCCATGGCTTACGAAGTGACCCTGATTACCGGCGACGGTACCGGCCCAGAGTTGGCCGAGGCGGCCCGCCGCACGATCGATGCGACCGGCGTAAAGATCAGGTGGGACATTCAGGAAGCCGGCGTCGACGTCATGGAGCGGACCGGCAACCCGCTGCCCGACGCGGTGATGGAAAGCGTCCGCCGCACGAAGTGTGCGCTCAAGGCGCCGATCACCACGCCCGTGGGCACCGGCTTTCGCAGCATCAACGTCCACTTGCGCCAGGCGCTGGGGCTGTATGCGTGCATCCGGCCCTGCAAGCAATACCGCGGCGTGCGCAGCTTCTTCTCCGAGGTGCCGGTCGACCTGGTGATCGTCCGCGAGAATACCGAGAGCCTGTACTCGGGCATCGAGTTTGAAAAAGGCAAGCCCGAGACCGCCTCGATTATCAAGGAGATCAATCGGCTCTCGACCTCGAACAAGGTCAAGACGGGCGAGCAGGAAACAGGCCTGACGATCAAGTCGATCAGCGTCTCGGCCACTGAGCGGATCGTGCGCTGCGCGTTCGACTATGCCCGCAAGAACGGCCGCAAGAAGGTCACCTCGGTCCACAAGGCGAACATTCTCAAGTTCACCGACGGCCTGTGGCTGGACGTCTCGCGACGCGTCGCGGCCGAATATCCGGATATCGAGTTCGACGACCGGATCGTCGACAACATGTGCATGCAGCTGGTCCAGAAGCCGGAGTTGTATGACATTCTCGTGCTGCCCAACCTGTACGGCGACGTGCTCAGCGATCTGTGCGCGGGCCTGGTGGGCGGTCTCGGCGTGGCCCCCGGTGCGAACATCGGGCCCGAGGGGGCCGTGTTCGAAGCCACGCACGGTAGCGCGCCCAAGTACAAGGGCCTCAACAAGGTCAACCCGACGGCGCTGATCCTTTCGGGCGTGATGATGCTCGAATACCTGGGCGAGAAAGACGCCGCCATCCGGCTCGAAAAAGCCGTGGCCGACGTGATCGCCGAGGGCAAGGACGTGACGTACGACCTGAAGCCCCATCGCGACGACCCGACCTCGGTCGGCACCAGCCAGATGGCCGACGCGATCATCCGCCGGCTGTAGTTCGCGGCGCCCCGCCGCGCAAACCGCGAAGACCGGCGGCCGCCCGCGCCAAGGAGGGCCACGCGTGCTCGACGCCGATGCATTTCGCGCCCTCGTCTCGGGCCAGCGGCGCGGTTGGACGGCCTCCGCGCTGCGCGCCGGCTTGCGCCTGGCCGAGGGGCCCTATCGACTGGCCGTGGCGTGGCGCAATCGGCGCTACGACCGCGGCCGGCTGCCCATCGAGCGCGTCGGCGTGCCGGTCGTCAGCGTCGGCAACCTGACGCTGGGCGGAACGGGAAAAACGCCCCTGGTGGCCTGGCTGGCGCGGTGGCTGCGTACGCGCGGCGTGCGCGTGTCGATCGTCAGCCGTGGTTACGGCGCGCAGCACGGCGGCCGCAACGACGAGGCGCTGGAGCTCGAGCAACTGCTGCCCGACGTCCCGCATTTGCAGAACCCCGATCGAGCTGCGGCCGCGCGGGTCGCCGTCGAAGAGCTTGACACGCAGCTCATTCTGCTCGACGACGGGTTTCAGCATCGCCGGCTCGCGCGCGATCTGGACATCGTGCTGATCGATGCCCTGGCGCCGTTCGGCTACGAGCACGTGTTTCCCCGCGGAATGCTCCGCGAGCCGGCCGGGTCGCTGCGCCGCGCCGACGTCGTGGTGTTGTCGCGCGCCGATGCGATCGACGACGCGGCACGCGACGCGATTCGCCGGCGCGCGAAGACCCTCGCGCCGGGAGCCTGCTGGCTGACCGCGGCGCACGTGCCCGACGCCTGGCTCTGCGCCACGGGGCGCGCCGAACCGTTGGCCGCGCTCGCGGGCCGGCCGCTGGCGGCGTTCTGCGGTCTGGGCAACCCGCGCGGCTTCGAACATACGCTGGCCGCGGCCGGCATGCAGGTCGCTAGCTTCCGCACGTTTCCCGATCATCATGCGTATCACCGTACCGACGTCGAGGCGCTGGCCCACTGGGCCGAGGCGTGCGGCGCCGAGGCGCTGGTCTGCACGCACAAAGACCTGGTCAAGATCGGCGTCGATCGGCTCGGGCGCGTGCCGGTTTGGGCGCTGACGATTCGCCTCGAGCTGCAGGGGGACCTGGCCGCGCTCGAATCACAGCTTACGGCGCTGGCCGAGCGTGCGGCAGCCGCTCGACCGTCTGACGCCACAGCGTAGGAATCGTGCGGCGATGATCGCCGCAGAAGTAGTAGCTGCGGCCGCCGTCGGCCACGGTACGCACCAGGATCGTCTTCCACGGGCGGTAGTAATACTGCGGGTGATCCTTCGAGGGCGGACCGACCCGGTAGCCCTCGGGCAGCTCGACCAGATCGAACACGGCGGTGGTGAAATGGCAGATCGGCTCGCCGCGCTGCCGGGCCACGTTGCGGGCCATCGACAGCGCCTTGAGATACACCTCGGGCCCGGTGACGGCCGAACCAATGTTCAGGAACACGCCCCCTTCGAGGTCCTGTACCGCGCGCGCGAGGATCAGAAAATCGGTATAGCTCGCCGCGCCGAGCGCGGCGCCGTCGCAATTGGCATGGGCGTGGATGATGTCGCTGCCCACGCTGACGTGACACGTG from Pirellulales bacterium encodes:
- a CDS encoding isocitrate/isopropylmalate dehydrogenase family protein — its product is MAYEVTLITGDGTGPELAEAARRTIDATGVKIRWDIQEAGVDVMERTGNPLPDAVMESVRRTKCALKAPITTPVGTGFRSINVHLRQALGLYACIRPCKQYRGVRSFFSEVPVDLVIVRENTESLYSGIEFEKGKPETASIIKEINRLSTSNKVKTGEQETGLTIKSISVSATERIVRCAFDYARKNGRKKVTSVHKANILKFTDGLWLDVSRRVAAEYPDIEFDDRIVDNMCMQLVQKPELYDILVLPNLYGDVLSDLCAGLVGGLGVAPGANIGPEGAVFEATHGSAPKYKGLNKVNPTALILSGVMMLEYLGEKDAAIRLEKAVADVIAEGKDVTYDLKPHRDDPTSVGTSQMADAIIRRL
- the lpxK gene encoding tetraacyldisaccharide 4'-kinase, with translation MLDADAFRALVSGQRRGWTASALRAGLRLAEGPYRLAVAWRNRRYDRGRLPIERVGVPVVSVGNLTLGGTGKTPLVAWLARWLRTRGVRVSIVSRGYGAQHGGRNDEALELEQLLPDVPHLQNPDRAAAARVAVEELDTQLILLDDGFQHRRLARDLDIVLIDALAPFGYEHVFPRGMLREPAGSLRRADVVVLSRADAIDDAARDAIRRRAKTLAPGACWLTAAHVPDAWLCATGRAEPLAALAGRPLAAFCGLGNPRGFEHTLAAAGMQVASFRTFPDHHAYHRTDVEALAHWAEACGAEALVCTHKDLVKIGVDRLGRVPVWALTIRLELQGDLAALESQLTALAERAAAARPSDATA
- a CDS encoding altronate dehydratase family protein; the protein is MIAPPKMDVVLIHPADNVCVAARALADGERLAAGGVDFAVRGAIGQGHKVARQAIRRGERVIKYGQTIGFAQTDIAAGDWVHTHNLAAGEFERAYEYATEIPPDPASIGDRTFQGYRRADGRAGTRNYLAVISTVNCSATVSKYVAQRFNRELLKRFPNVDGILPLAHKGGCGMQYDGEDHHQLNRVLAGFARHPNVGAYILIGLGCETGTTMHLIEHEHLVQLGARPTPPPVLSIQECGGTNRTVEAGIRLIEELLPRVNDVRRETIPASELVLGTNCGGSDGNSGVTANPALGVASDLIVACGGTSILGETTEIYGAEHLLTRRARSRAVGEKLIERIRWWEQYTSHYGVKIDNNPSPGNKAGGLTTIYEKSLGAVAKGGSTALAGVFHYAEPVTSRGFVIVDTPGYDPVSMTGIVASGANVACFTTGRGSCYGCKPTPSIKIATNTPLYERMEEDMDVNAGEILSGKSVAEVGREIFELILKVASGQKTKSELHGVGEEEFVPWSIGPTL
- the ppk2 gene encoding polyphosphate kinase 2, with translation MLRRMLDESAATTGSHRQHRDVELAPDWREGGYPYRNLLSRKSYERQKYHLQVELLKVQAWVKSTRQKVVILFEGRDAAGKGGAIKRFMEHLNPRGARVVALEKPSEVERGQWYFQRYVEHLPTAGEIVMFDRSWYNRAGVERVMGFCSEDEYREFMRQAPEFERNLVRSGVHLIKFWFSVSREEQRRRFEERRAHPLKQWKLSPVDLASLDKWDAYTKAKEAMFFNTDTADAPWTVIKSDCKKRARLNAMRYVLHRLAYANKSAKAIGALDPLLVGRAHIVYERGEHPGHLPVM